A genomic window from Candidatus Methanomethylicota archaeon includes:
- the csx7 gene encoding CRISPR-associated RAMP protein Csx7 — MSSTLWTSSSTILREATFKGYMENISPLRIGVGREPPLGSRVDLAVIRVKYGEYDIPYIPGSSLKGLFRSNAGRIASSYGLKVCSGLSKESCVETKRVTCKREGYEGEYILRNLIERLMRDGKSSDAMEEFFGNTCILCKMFGSMGYRSKVSFSDAYPIDDEGRILPFKFGSRTGIAIDRRTGAVVGGALYEVEYVEPGCRFKFEIRCSNLPNYALGLLGSILRMIDNGEVRIGGFTSRGYGLVKIRNLNISIKDYTLKGEGKVLPSLEVNVDESVDVSDLAELKDGQLCFQDDKAWALIDRLEKVWRNATDKIKRSEK, encoded by the coding sequence ATGAGTTCAACTCTATGGACTTCATCATCAACAATTCTTAGAGAAGCCACATTCAAAGGTTACATGGAGAATATCAGTCCACTGAGAATTGGCGTTGGTAGAGAACCCCCATTAGGCTCAAGAGTTGACTTAGCAGTAATCAGAGTAAAATATGGTGAATATGATATTCCATACATACCCGGGTCAAGCTTAAAGGGTTTATTTAGAAGCAATGCAGGGAGAATAGCATCCTCATACGGTTTAAAGGTATGTAGCGGTCTTTCCAAGGAGAGTTGTGTTGAAACTAAGAGGGTAACTTGTAAAAGAGAGGGGTATGAAGGGGAGTATATCCTTAGAAATCTTATAGAGAGGCTTATGAGGGATGGGAAATCTTCAGACGCCATGGAGGAATTCTTTGGGAATACGTGCATCTTGTGTAAGATGTTTGGTTCGATGGGTTATAGGAGTAAGGTTTCATTTTCAGATGCTTATCCAATAGATGATGAGGGTAGAATTCTACCATTTAAGTTTGGTTCTAGGACTGGGATTGCTATTGATAGGAGGACTGGGGCTGTTGTTGGAGGTGCATTGTATGAAGTTGAGTATGTTGAGCCTGGATGTAGATTCAAATTTGAAATTAGATGTTCAAATCTACCAAACTATGCTCTTGGATTGCTTGGTTCAATACTTCGCATGATAGATAATGGTGAAGTTAGGATAGGTGGATTCACATCTAGAGGTTATGGGCTTGTTAAGATACGCAATTTAAACATATCCATAAAGGATTACACTTTAAAGGGGGAGGGTAAGGTTTTACCATCATTGGAAGTTAATGTTGATGAAAGTGTTGATGTATCCGATTTAGCTGAATTAAAGGATGGACAATTATGCTTCCAAGATGATAAGGCTTGGGCTTTAATTGATAGACTTGAAAAGGTGTGGCGTAATGCAACAGATAAGATTAAACGTTCTGAGAAATAA
- a CDS encoding RAMP superfamily CRISPR-associated protein, with product MELKFKVKVKPIGMATFGSVYALPLGPDVSFTRKFTIQAGKRVAKYYIPGSSFKGALRSSASKIADLFGFKCCGEIDIERIEKAHERMGGVCDVCRLFGYPKSNAPSALKVSDLELQGDVNVETVAGIRIDDSSGKVATGALFTSEKVCGVEFVGEISLSDVDVNLIGLTLLSLAELRLDRFGRRSIVDVMIEDDGQLESAIKNTDWIILLNELKRWLYDEVL from the coding sequence ATGGAGTTGAAGTTTAAGGTTAAAGTTAAACCTATTGGTATGGCCACTTTTGGCTCAGTATATGCATTACCCCTAGGTCCTGATGTTTCATTTACTAGGAAGTTCACCATTCAAGCTGGCAAGAGGGTTGCAAAATATTATATTCCTGGATCAAGCTTTAAGGGGGCTTTAAGGTCTTCTGCTTCTAAGATTGCTGACTTATTTGGCTTCAAGTGTTGTGGTGAAATTGATATCGAGAGGATTGAAAAGGCGCATGAACGTATGGGTGGCGTATGTGATGTTTGTAGGTTGTTTGGTTATCCTAAGTCTAATGCTCCAAGTGCATTGAAGGTTTCAGATTTAGAGTTGCAGGGGGATGTGAATGTTGAGACTGTTGCTGGTATAAGGATTGATGATAGTAGCGGGAAGGTTGCTACAGGAGCCCTATTCACTTCTGAGAAGGTTTGTGGTGTTGAATTTGTCGGTGAGATTTCATTGAGTGATGTTGATGTGAATTTGATTGGATTAACGTTATTGTCGCTTGCAGAGTTGAGGTTGGATAGGTTTGGTAGGAGGTCTATAGTGGATGTAATGATTGAAGATGATGGTCAATTGGAGTCTGCAATCAAGAATACGGATTGGATCATATTGCTTAATGAGTTGAAGAGGTGGTTGTATGATGAAGTTCTATGA
- a CDS encoding RAMP superfamily CRISPR-associated protein: MMKFYEAKIKILSPTIIPGRRVERGYKGQLNYIPSTTLRGAILTSLYTHGYISLEEAKSIGGSYDLLVSNAYLIDDGLKSYPSHPFMYKCKVPHGKEVFESKIFISEYDVAGALKDGRDPKFKFECSMGHAAIEYPHPQPVRKSDKDGEAFKEVDVKVQSMISVGISKRRATSQAGMLYEYDAMIEGQEFWCYIGISKDSIYEWIKGGLEIKIGRGVSRGFGHSIIEEVREISLDKMMGDLKSSGVAVEDRNIIFYALSPLLETNGLKSYKPYPSKLDLDSLMEICGIGGKAGVLEIKKVYGKSRTLHCGWDMHGNIRRPIFEHVASEGCIAVGSIIGGGNIPQSLAILSLIGYPIKISENYVLTGVNMLTPIQIHPFLWGGKT; this comes from the coding sequence ATGATGAAGTTCTATGAAGCTAAAATCAAAATCCTATCCCCAACAATAATTCCGGGGAGGAGGGTTGAGAGGGGGTATAAGGGTCAGCTAAACTATATTCCATCAACAACACTAAGGGGGGCTATACTCACCTCACTATACACCCATGGCTACATAAGTTTGGAGGAAGCTAAAAGTATAGGTGGATCTTACGATTTATTGGTGTCCAACGCATACTTAATAGATGATGGATTAAAATCATATCCATCACATCCATTCATGTACAAGTGTAAAGTTCCACATGGAAAAGAAGTATTTGAAAGTAAAATCTTCATCTCTGAGTATGATGTTGCAGGTGCGCTTAAGGATGGGAGAGATCCGAAGTTTAAATTTGAGTGTAGTATGGGGCATGCAGCCATAGAATATCCACATCCACAACCTGTGAGGAAATCGGATAAGGATGGGGAAGCATTCAAGGAAGTTGATGTGAAAGTTCAATCCATGATTTCAGTTGGCATAAGTAAGCGTAGAGCTACAAGTCAAGCTGGAATGCTATATGAGTATGATGCTATGATTGAAGGTCAAGAATTCTGGTGTTACATTGGAATATCAAAAGACAGTATCTATGAGTGGATTAAAGGTGGATTGGAGATTAAGATTGGTAGAGGGGTTTCCAGAGGGTTTGGGCATTCAATAATAGAAGAAGTTAGGGAGATATCGTTGGATAAGATGATGGGGGATTTAAAGTCCAGTGGTGTAGCTGTGGAAGATAGAAACATAATATTCTATGCACTATCACCACTACTTGAAACTAATGGTTTAAAGAGCTATAAACCATATCCAAGTAAACTCGATCTAGACTCCCTAATGGAGATTTGTGGAATTGGTGGGAAAGCTGGGGTTTTGGAGATTAAGAAGGTTTATGGGAAGAGTAGAACTTTACATTGCGGTTGGGATATGCATGGAAATATTAGGAGACCAATATTTGAACATGTAGCTTCAGAGGGATGCATTGCAGTGGGCTCAATAATTGGTGGCGGAAACATTCCACAATCATTAGCCATACTATCATTAATCGGCTACCCAATCAAAATCTCAGAAAACTATGTGCTCACAGGGGTCAACATGTTAACCCCAATACAAATACACCCATTCCTATGGGGTGGAAAAACATGA
- a CDS encoding RAMP superfamily CRISPR-associated protein, which yields MQQIRLNVLRNKPRDRSTYRDLCGSMYVSIIADNSYLHVGSGRERFEVDLKKLKEVYAKRKRIDAGMLKELQLKIGYSEFASTTMGTVIPGSSVKGNVRARLELSFHGFNGNVRSCFLKASRLTKLAGEGESGWRHQRVWDETILEDRGFPCDYTKMDNVCLICDLFGTAGLKSLIEFSDFIGLNVKLEALDLPYGMKVYAAPQGSEFNGEISFMNLRDYELGLLLLGMGIVNGSTGRSVLLGRFKYRKLMDNKKFGRVKYKINKISLSKFSDKLTIGNLTINPGSSVEGEKLNTICKELANLSLKHFQNELRIVDEVGILEKL from the coding sequence ATGCAACAGATAAGATTAAACGTTCTGAGAAATAAGCCTAGGGATAGAAGTACGTACAGGGATTTATGCGGTTCAATGTATGTAAGCATAATAGCTGACAACTCATATCTACATGTGGGTTCTGGTAGGGAGAGATTTGAAGTTGATTTGAAGAAGTTGAAGGAGGTTTATGCAAAGAGGAAGCGGATAGATGCAGGTATGCTTAAGGAATTACAGTTGAAGATTGGTTATAGTGAATTTGCATCTACAACTATGGGGACCGTGATACCTGGTTCTTCAGTTAAGGGTAATGTAAGGGCTAGATTGGAACTCAGCTTCCATGGATTTAATGGTAACGTTAGATCATGCTTCCTCAAAGCTTCACGATTAACGAAGCTTGCTGGGGAGGGTGAGAGTGGTTGGAGGCATCAAAGGGTTTGGGATGAAACCATACTTGAGGATAGAGGTTTCCCATGCGACTACACGAAAATGGACAATGTATGTTTAATATGCGACCTATTTGGAACTGCGGGTTTGAAAAGCTTAATAGAGTTCAGTGACTTCATAGGCTTAAACGTTAAACTTGAAGCTTTAGATCTCCCATATGGAATGAAGGTTTACGCTGCACCTCAAGGATCAGAATTTAATGGTGAAATAAGCTTCATGAATTTGAGGGATTATGAGCTAGGCTTACTCTTACTTGGAATGGGGATAGTGAATGGCAGTACGGGTAGAAGCGTTCTTCTAGGGAGATTCAAGTATAGAAAGCTTATGGATAACAAGAAGTTTGGTAGAGTTAAATATAAGATTAACAAGATAAGCTTAAGCAAATTTTCAGATAAACTGACCATTGGCAATTTGACGATTAATCCAGGAAGCTCCGTTGAAGGTGAAAAACTTAACACCATATGCAAGGAGCTTGCAAATCTATCACTCAAACATTTCCAAAATGAACTTAGAATAGTTGATGAGGTGGGGATTCTTGAGAAGCTTTGA
- a CDS encoding HD domain-containing protein: MRSFEELKFEEPYPIFKSYVVPYRDDAGIIDYRRVKSEDVETYKDVLKKLREFLQSILGIEIVKSYDEVRKLELIGDLISLYFKIPLLKELFPSAILSPLKIYMLCRVHLVPGSYMKREPLRENPAEFIKGIYERKEEYLDIIQKLTNILANEKLCKDIEKSWFIFPSDTRPGFNTSGLIPHLLLTSAIAWSLATINKKLDRTEIAVLRLASLLHDIGKPFNYKQHVELSTNVARLLLDGLIPEQTLNRIVDIISKHHEPKDDLSAILKEADTMASTIDRVRKLVESYLGKDLESIAKELNLNYEDGLGTGDTAWDFWIKVYKERGLKIFEYLNSKFLNSLREETDGFKSPVKPFRGVEGERREEEDYRNVLIGVIDVAGIQRYISRSQEIKVTSGASLLVDYLVMAYAPFYIQSNMDEHDIWVPYESFIYTAGGVVEFVMPRLFVNEFEKIVGDQLNNILSSNGLKVAFAYTQFRDNMYLMIKELMNNLHLKKNSMESKSMPIARIKSPSGYEDLCQLCYLDDVETKIETPEGLKRVCNVCKSLYEFGGEISFKNKYEATIFVGGKPVTVKDVYDLDWEHVNKYIIELISGHDKPELRELIERRTAGVKLRNIAVLKVDGNLMGPFMATSISPTDMYERSARIDMALKNAIMKALTVIYESIMKYHEDLNEALKPYVSTLFGTLYVGGDDALIIMPSWTSIAFSWIVGNEFRLNMGKSRGLSIGIAVGSAKANIWGLISAANSLMKEGKKNVRDDPGCSAVAFDVEEAITLNDSIVRERIQLLRDKMISIQPFKISENDGLKDYIKLLFESSDYADFVWKSYLASRYVDYITKHELKTKIEEFQSFIKGIRSGILECMNRADSFIVFSGVCEKDADIFKLFIEKVYAKRQYARFKEMYEKTKRKDYEDNMKIYNIVFELCPKEELSKFLGKEEIPHTFNASISDAYRMIKIVGGGVI; encoded by the coding sequence TTGAGAAGCTTTGAAGAACTCAAATTTGAAGAACCATACCCAATATTCAAATCATATGTAGTCCCATATAGAGACGATGCAGGAATAATTGATTATAGGCGCGTGAAATCTGAAGATGTGGAAACATATAAAGATGTGCTCAAAAAGCTTAGAGAGTTTTTACAAAGTATACTGGGAATTGAAATTGTTAAGTCATATGATGAAGTTAGAAAACTCGAATTAATTGGAGACTTAATCTCACTATACTTCAAAATCCCATTACTAAAGGAATTATTCCCATCAGCAATTCTAAGCCCCTTAAAGATATACATGCTATGCAGAGTCCACTTGGTGCCAGGATCATATATGAAGAGAGAGCCACTACGGGAAAATCCTGCAGAATTTATTAAAGGAATATATGAAAGGAAAGAAGAGTACTTAGATATCATCCAAAAATTAACAAATATTCTAGCTAATGAAAAGCTTTGTAAGGATATTGAGAAGTCGTGGTTCATATTTCCATCGGATACGAGACCTGGATTCAACACTTCAGGCTTAATACCACACCTCCTACTCACATCTGCAATAGCGTGGAGTTTAGCTACTATCAATAAAAAGCTTGATAGAACTGAAATTGCAGTATTAAGGTTAGCATCCCTCCTACATGACATTGGGAAACCCTTCAATTACAAACAACATGTAGAATTGTCAACAAATGTTGCTAGACTCCTCTTGGATGGATTAATACCCGAACAGACATTAAATAGAATTGTTGACATAATATCTAAGCATCATGAACCAAAAGACGATCTTTCAGCTATACTGAAGGAAGCCGACACTATGGCTTCAACAATAGATAGAGTTAGGAAACTCGTGGAATCATATCTTGGAAAAGATTTGGAATCGATAGCTAAAGAGTTGAACTTGAATTATGAGGATGGTCTTGGGACTGGTGATACTGCTTGGGATTTCTGGATTAAGGTGTATAAAGAGCGTGGTTTAAAGATTTTTGAATATTTGAATTCAAAGTTTCTCAACAGTTTGAGGGAGGAAACTGATGGGTTTAAGTCTCCAGTTAAACCATTCAGAGGAGTTGAGGGTGAACGACGTGAGGAAGAGGATTATAGGAATGTGCTGATTGGAGTTATAGATGTTGCTGGCATTCAAAGGTACATATCGAGATCTCAAGAGATCAAAGTTACGAGTGGAGCTAGCCTACTAGTAGACTACCTTGTAATGGCATATGCACCATTCTACATACAATCAAACATGGATGAACATGACATATGGGTTCCGTATGAATCCTTCATATATACTGCTGGTGGAGTCGTGGAATTCGTAATGCCAAGGCTTTTTGTGAATGAATTTGAGAAGATCGTTGGAGACCAATTAAACAACATACTATCAAGTAATGGTCTTAAAGTGGCATTTGCATATACGCAATTCCGCGACAACATGTACTTAATGATAAAAGAGTTGATGAACAATTTGCACTTGAAGAAGAATTCTATGGAAAGCAAATCTATGCCAATTGCTAGGATTAAAAGTCCAAGTGGTTATGAGGATTTGTGTCAATTATGTTATCTTGATGATGTGGAAACTAAGATAGAAACTCCTGAAGGTTTAAAGAGAGTTTGTAATGTATGTAAATCGCTTTACGAATTTGGTGGCGAAATAAGTTTTAAGAATAAATATGAAGCCACCATCTTTGTAGGTGGGAAGCCCGTTACGGTTAAGGATGTTTATGATCTTGATTGGGAACATGTGAATAAATACATTATTGAATTAATTTCGGGCCACGATAAGCCGGAATTGCGTGAATTGATTGAAAGGAGAACTGCTGGTGTTAAGTTGAGGAATATTGCTGTTTTGAAGGTTGATGGTAATCTTATGGGTCCATTTATGGCTACATCCATTTCTCCAACTGACATGTATGAGAGGAGTGCTAGAATAGATATGGCTTTAAAGAACGCTATTATGAAAGCTTTAACGGTAATTTATGAATCTATAATGAAATATCATGAGGATTTGAATGAGGCATTAAAACCGTACGTATCAACGTTATTTGGAACCTTATATGTTGGTGGTGATGATGCCTTAATCATAATGCCATCATGGACTTCAATAGCTTTCTCGTGGATCGTTGGAAATGAGTTTAGATTGAATATGGGTAAAAGTAGGGGTTTAAGTATTGGCATAGCTGTTGGATCTGCAAAGGCCAATATTTGGGGTCTAATTTCCGCAGCAAATAGTTTGATGAAGGAGGGAAAGAAGAATGTTAGAGATGACCCGGGATGTAGTGCCGTTGCTTTTGATGTGGAAGAGGCTATCACATTAAATGATTCGATCGTTAGAGAGAGAATTCAGTTGCTTAGAGATAAAATGATTTCCATTCAGCCATTCAAGATATCTGAAAATGATGGTCTTAAGGATTACATTAAATTGTTATTTGAATCTTCAGATTACGCTGATTTCGTATGGAAATCTTATCTTGCATCAAGATACGTGGATTATATAACTAAACATGAACTAAAAACAAAAATTGAGGAATTTCAAAGTTTCATAAAAGGTATTAGAAGTGGAATTCTAGAATGTATGAATAGGGCGGATAGTTTCATAGTCTTTAGTGGTGTGTGTGAAAAGGATGCTGATATATTCAAACTCTTCATAGAAAAGGTTTATGCTAAACGACAATATGCAAGATTTAAAGAAATGTATGAGAAAACTAAGAGAAAGGATTATGAAGACAATATGAAGATATACAACATTGTTTTTGAGTTGTGTCCAAAGGAGGAGTTGAGTAAATTCTTAGGGAAGGAGGAGATACCACATACATTTAATGCATCGATTTCAGATGCTTACAGAATGATCAAAATCGTCGGTGGAGGTGTAATATGA